A genomic segment from Modestobacter roseus encodes:
- the adhE gene encoding bifunctional acetaldehyde-CoA/alcohol dehydrogenase: MSVIDRTPTTTTAAERADGPPSPAPEAGIDQLVRNGLTALGAYDAYDQAQIDHIVGKASLAALAQHGALAALAVEETGRGVFEDKAVKNVFACEHVTHRMKDMRTVGVISRDEITGITEIAEPVGVVAGITPVTNPTSTTVFKALLALKTRNPIIFAFHPAAQRCSAAAARIVHDAAVAAGAPEHCIQWVEQPSIEATGALMNHPGVATVLATGGNAMVTAAYSTGKPALGVGAGNVPAYVHRDADVARAVHDLVLSKSFDNGMICASEQAVILDEPVYERAMAGLARLHAHRATPDEKALLERFLFGVTAADANCAGARLNAAAVGQSPVWIAEQAGFSVAPDTSIILVEVAGVGPAEPLTREKLCPVLAVLRAQDAAEGFALAEAMVEFDGLGHSAVIHTEDAALAEAYGTRVKAVRIIWNAPSSQGGIGDIYNAFIPSLTLGCGSYGRNSVSNNVSALDLINVKRVGRRTNNMQWFKVPAKVYFEPNAIRYLADMPGLHRATIVTDPTMTRLGFVDRLISVLEQRHERVAVQIIDGVEPEPSVATVDHGAALMREFAPDTIIALGGGSPMDAAKVMWLRYEHPEVEFADLREKFFDVRKRAFTFPTLGTRARLVCIPTTSGTGAEVTPFAVITDTATGRKYPLADYALTPSVAIVDPVLTHDMPATVTADSGMDALTHATEAYVSVYANDFTDGLCLQAIRLVFAHLERAVTHGADDAEAREKMHNAGTIAGMAFGSAFLGIVHAMAHTLGLTFHLAHGRTNAVLLPHVIRYNGSVPTKLTGWPKYGVYTAPERFQDIARALGLPASTPEEGVESYPRAVEELRARIGVPASFREAGVDEAEYLAALPQQAMNAYEDQCAPANPRMPMLADMERIMRAAYYG, encoded by the coding sequence ATGTCCGTCATCGACCGCACCCCCACCACGACCACGGCCGCCGAGCGGGCCGACGGCCCACCGTCGCCGGCGCCCGAGGCCGGCATCGACCAGCTGGTGCGCAACGGGCTGACGGCGCTCGGCGCCTACGACGCCTACGACCAGGCGCAGATCGACCACATCGTCGGGAAGGCCTCGCTCGCCGCGCTCGCCCAGCACGGCGCCCTGGCCGCGCTCGCGGTGGAGGAGACCGGCCGTGGGGTGTTCGAGGACAAGGCGGTGAAGAACGTGTTCGCCTGCGAGCACGTGACGCACCGGATGAAGGACATGCGCACCGTCGGGGTGATCAGCCGTGACGAGATCACCGGCATCACCGAGATCGCCGAGCCGGTCGGCGTCGTCGCCGGCATCACCCCGGTGACCAACCCGACGAGCACGACCGTCTTCAAGGCCCTGCTGGCGCTCAAGACGCGCAACCCGATCATCTTCGCGTTCCACCCGGCCGCCCAGCGGTGCAGCGCGGCCGCCGCGCGCATCGTGCACGACGCGGCGGTCGCCGCCGGCGCGCCGGAGCACTGCATCCAGTGGGTCGAGCAGCCCTCGATCGAGGCGACCGGCGCACTGATGAACCACCCCGGGGTGGCGACGGTGCTGGCCACCGGGGGCAACGCGATGGTCACCGCCGCCTACTCGACCGGCAAGCCCGCACTCGGCGTGGGTGCCGGGAACGTGCCGGCGTACGTCCACCGGGACGCGGACGTCGCCCGGGCCGTGCACGACCTGGTGCTGTCGAAGTCGTTCGACAACGGCATGATCTGCGCCTCCGAGCAGGCGGTGATCCTCGACGAACCGGTCTACGAGCGGGCGATGGCGGGGCTGGCACGACTCCACGCCCACCGGGCCACCCCCGACGAGAAGGCCCTGCTGGAGCGATTCCTGTTCGGGGTGACCGCCGCCGACGCCAACTGCGCCGGGGCCCGGCTCAACGCCGCCGCCGTCGGGCAGTCACCGGTGTGGATCGCCGAGCAGGCCGGCTTCTCCGTCGCCCCGGACACCTCGATCATCCTCGTCGAGGTGGCCGGGGTCGGGCCGGCCGAGCCGCTGACCCGCGAGAAGCTGTGCCCGGTGCTGGCGGTGCTGCGCGCCCAGGACGCCGCCGAGGGGTTCGCACTCGCGGAGGCGATGGTCGAGTTCGACGGCCTGGGCCACAGCGCCGTCATCCACACCGAGGACGCTGCCCTCGCCGAGGCCTACGGCACGCGGGTCAAGGCGGTCCGCATCATCTGGAACGCGCCGTCGTCGCAGGGCGGCATCGGCGACATCTACAACGCCTTCATCCCGTCCCTGACCCTGGGCTGCGGCAGCTACGGGCGGAACTCGGTGTCGAACAACGTCTCGGCGCTGGACCTGATCAACGTCAAGCGGGTCGGGCGCCGCACCAACAACATGCAGTGGTTCAAGGTGCCGGCGAAGGTCTACTTCGAGCCGAACGCCATCCGCTACCTGGCCGACATGCCCGGGCTGCACCGGGCCACCATCGTCACCGACCCCACGATGACCCGCCTCGGTTTCGTCGACCGGCTGATCTCGGTGCTGGAGCAGCGGCACGAGCGGGTCGCCGTGCAGATCATCGACGGCGTCGAGCCGGAGCCGAGCGTGGCCACCGTCGACCATGGCGCCGCACTGATGCGCGAGTTCGCGCCGGACACCATCATCGCGCTGGGTGGCGGCTCCCCGATGGACGCCGCCAAGGTGATGTGGCTGCGGTACGAGCACCCGGAGGTCGAGTTCGCCGACCTGCGGGAGAAGTTCTTCGACGTCCGCAAGCGGGCCTTCACCTTCCCCACGCTCGGGACGCGGGCCCGGCTGGTCTGCATCCCGACGACCTCGGGCACCGGCGCCGAGGTGACCCCCTTCGCCGTCATCACCGACACGGCGACCGGCCGCAAGTACCCGTTGGCCGACTACGCGCTGACGCCGAGCGTGGCCATCGTCGACCCGGTGCTCACCCACGACATGCCGGCCACCGTGACCGCGGACAGCGGGATGGACGCGCTGACCCACGCCACCGAGGCCTACGTGTCCGTCTACGCCAACGACTTCACCGACGGGCTGTGCCTGCAGGCCATCCGGCTGGTCTTCGCCCACCTCGAGCGGGCGGTGACCCACGGGGCCGACGACGCCGAGGCCCGGGAGAAGATGCACAACGCCGGCACCATCGCCGGGATGGCGTTCGGCAGCGCGTTCCTGGGCATCGTGCACGCGATGGCGCACACCCTGGGGCTGACCTTCCACCTGGCACACGGGCGCACCAACGCTGTGCTGCTGCCGCACGTCATCCGCTACAACGGCAGCGTCCCCACCAAGCTGACCGGCTGGCCCAAGTACGGGGTCTACACCGCACCCGAACGGTTCCAGGACATCGCCCGGGCGCTCGGGCTGCCGGCCTCGACCCCCGAGGAAGGGGTGGAGTCCTACCCCCGGGCGGTCGAGGAGCTGCGGGCGCGGATCGGTGTGCCGGCGTCGTTCCGGGAGGCCGGGGTGGACGAGGCCGAGTACCTGGCGGCACTGCCCCAGCAGGCGATGAACGCCTACGAGGACCAGTGCGCCCCCGCCAACCCGCGGATGCCGATGCTGGCGGACATGGAGCGGATCATGCGCGCGGCGTACTACGGCTGA
- a CDS encoding aldo/keto reductase family protein encodes MEFRHLGRSGLKISEITYGNWITHGGQVEADAAHACVRAALDAGVTTFDTADGYAEGRAEQVLGEALAGEPRSSIEIFSKVYWPTGRGPNDRGLSRKHIRDSIDGSLRRLGTDYLDLYQAHRYDYETPLEETMEAFAAVVHSGKALYIGVSEWRAEEIRAAKVLADELHVPLVSNQPQYSALYRVPEAEVIPTCRELGMSQVVFSPIAQGVLTGKYQPGQPPPAGSRATDEKGGGANFISRLMTDDVLTRVQELRPIADDLGLSMAALAVAWVLSEENVAAAIIGASRPEQVVDNVKAAGVELEADVKARIDEVLAPVALTDPALTQSPDPRP; translated from the coding sequence ATGGAGTTCCGACACCTCGGCCGCAGCGGCCTCAAGATCAGCGAGATCACCTACGGCAACTGGATCACCCACGGCGGGCAGGTGGAGGCCGACGCCGCCCACGCGTGCGTCCGTGCGGCGCTGGACGCCGGCGTCACCACCTTCGACACCGCCGACGGCTACGCCGAGGGCCGGGCCGAGCAGGTGCTCGGTGAGGCGCTGGCGGGGGAGCCGCGCAGCAGCATCGAGATCTTCAGCAAGGTCTACTGGCCGACCGGGCGCGGCCCCAACGACCGGGGCCTGTCCCGCAAGCACATCCGGGACTCGATCGACGGCTCGCTGCGCCGGCTGGGCACCGACTACCTCGACCTCTACCAGGCCCACCGCTACGACTACGAGACGCCACTCGAGGAGACGATGGAGGCCTTCGCGGCGGTCGTGCACAGCGGCAAGGCGCTCTACATCGGTGTCTCGGAGTGGCGGGCGGAGGAGATCCGCGCGGCGAAGGTGCTCGCCGACGAGCTGCACGTCCCGCTGGTGTCCAACCAGCCGCAGTACTCGGCGCTCTACCGGGTGCCCGAGGCCGAGGTGATCCCCACCTGCCGGGAGCTGGGCATGAGCCAGGTCGTCTTCTCCCCGATCGCGCAGGGCGTCCTGACGGGCAAGTACCAGCCGGGTCAGCCGCCGCCGGCCGGCTCACGGGCCACCGACGAGAAGGGCGGCGGCGCGAACTTCATCTCCCGGCTGATGACCGACGACGTCCTCACCCGGGTGCAGGAGCTCCGGCCCATCGCCGACGACCTCGGGTTGTCGATGGCCGCCCTGGCGGTGGCGTGGGTGCTGTCGGAGGAGAACGTGGCGGCGGCGATCATCGGCGCCAGCCGGCCGGAGCAGGTCGTCGACAACGTCAAGGCCGCCGGGGTGGAGCTCGAGGCGGACGTCAAGGCCCGCATCGACGAGGTGCTGGCACCGGTGGCGCTCACCGACCCGGCGCTGACCCAGAGCCCGGATCCCCGCCCCTGA
- a CDS encoding superoxide dismutase family protein, giving the protein MPRRYLVPAATALLLLAACGDNPTGVGGSFTEEEGALPDDLAVPVEESAYLVDPEGSSAGRVTFTDAETGMEVVAEATGLPAGEHPLSLHETADCDAPATPDDPTLVGDWTGVGAALPGIELPQLVVGEDGTGEVSAVVANVDLDTLLDEDGTALLVHAVGADGEDTEALACAPVGG; this is encoded by the coding sequence GTGCCGCGCAGGTACCTCGTCCCGGCCGCCACCGCACTGCTGCTGCTCGCCGCGTGCGGCGACAACCCGACCGGCGTGGGTGGTTCGTTCACCGAGGAGGAGGGCGCGCTCCCCGACGACCTGGCGGTCCCGGTCGAGGAGAGCGCCTACCTGGTCGACCCCGAGGGCAGCAGCGCCGGTCGGGTCACCTTCACCGACGCGGAGACCGGCATGGAGGTGGTCGCCGAGGCGACCGGGCTGCCGGCCGGGGAGCACCCGCTGTCGCTCCACGAGACCGCGGACTGCGATGCGCCGGCCACCCCCGACGACCCGACGCTGGTCGGCGACTGGACCGGCGTGGGTGCGGCGCTGCCCGGCATCGAACTGCCGCAGCTCGTCGTCGGCGAGGACGGCACCGGCGAGGTCAGCGCGGTCGTCGCGAACGTGGACCTGGACACCCTGCTGGACGAGGACGGCACGGCCCTGCTGGTGCACGCCGTCGGCGCCGACGGGGAGGACACCGAGGCCCTGGCCTGCGCGCCCGTCGGCGGCTGA